A genomic stretch from Natronomonas gomsonensis includes:
- a CDS encoding phosphatase PAP2 family protein produces MLGIVLTQLLLVVTLLLAAGAALFIGRDRLQQTRTEYRTRLTSISPYMGLLGIVLVANKVARDIGPDISWVIGWNITPYIHELDGLLLAPFYRGQAPQVVVWLQSMATPELTLYFTSIYVYGYVFLLAFPVVAYFALPDPRPLRRTIVAYGANYVIGVTCYIVFIAYGPRNLLSESVEGLMFSHHSQYQFLTTAINSETNVFPSLHTSMAVTALVLAWTTHDEYPRWTPVAALLASSVVVATMYLGIHWATDVIFGILLGVVSVKIGQRMEENPPEFVRLRRWSRSLQNLMPTRAK; encoded by the coding sequence ATGCTCGGCATCGTCCTCACACAACTGTTGCTTGTCGTGACGCTTTTGCTCGCCGCCGGGGCGGCGCTGTTCATCGGCCGAGATCGTCTTCAACAGACGCGTACGGAGTACCGCACGCGGCTCACGTCGATTTCGCCCTACATGGGACTGCTCGGCATCGTCCTCGTGGCGAACAAGGTCGCACGCGACATCGGCCCGGACATCTCGTGGGTCATCGGTTGGAACATCACGCCGTACATTCACGAACTCGACGGCCTGCTGTTGGCCCCGTTCTACCGAGGACAGGCCCCGCAGGTCGTCGTCTGGCTGCAGTCGATGGCGACGCCGGAGTTAACGCTGTACTTCACGTCCATCTACGTGTACGGCTACGTGTTCCTGTTGGCCTTCCCGGTGGTCGCGTACTTCGCGCTCCCGGACCCGCGGCCGCTCCGGCGAACCATCGTCGCCTACGGTGCGAACTACGTCATTGGCGTCACCTGCTACATCGTCTTCATCGCCTACGGACCCCGGAACCTCCTCTCGGAATCCGTCGAGGGACTGATGTTCAGCCACCACTCACAGTACCAGTTCCTCACGACGGCTATCAACTCCGAGACGAACGTGTTCCCCTCGCTGCACACGTCGATGGCAGTCACCGCACTCGTCCTCGCGTGGACGACTCACGACGAGTACCCGCGGTGGACACCCGTCGCCGCCCTTCTCGCCTCGAGCGTCGTGGTGGCGACGATGTATCTCGGGATTCACTGGGCAACGGACGTCATCTTCGGCATCCTCCTCGGCGTCGTAAGCGTCAAAATCGGACAGCGGATGGAGGAGAACCCACCGGAGTTCGTCCGACTACGTCGGTGGAGCCGAAGCCTTCAGAACCTCATGCCAACTCGCGCGAAATGA
- the purL gene encoding phosphoribosylformylglycinamidine synthase subunit PurL has product MPLAPSDRELVVEELGRDPTPAEETLFENLWSEHCAYRSSRPLLSAFDSEGDQVVVGPGDDAAVVALPDPETGENSETYITMGIESHNHPSYVDPFDGAATGVGGIVRDTLSMGAYPIALADSLYFGDFDREHSRYLFEGVVEGISHYGNCIGVPTVTGSVAFHDDYEGNPLVNVACIGLTNEERLVTAEAQTPGNKLVLVGNATGRDGLGGASFASEDLAEDAETEDRPAVQVGDPYAEKRLIEANEELVDEGLLRAARDLGAAGLGGASSELVAKGGLGAHIDLEAVHQREPNMNALEILLAESQERMCYEVRPEDVDRVAEIAAKYDLGCSVIGEVTEGNYVCEFDGEVVVDVDADYLAEGAPMNDLPHVEPTQPERDLPDVDPTEAFEAIVASPNTASKEWVYRQYDHEVGTRTAMKPGDDAALMAIRENGTGLGFTSGADPNWTDTAPYEGARAIALENATNLAAKGTTPLAAVDCLNGGNPEKPDVYGGFQGIVDGLADMCSHLEVPVVGGNVSLYNDSPSGPIPPTPTLAMAGTKAGYDAPSSALDSEGTLLVVGGSDDRSLGGSELLAQFGGTDRFPAVPENAADAVAAIADVAEHDATHSTHDVSHGGLAVTLAEMVGEAGADVTLPEEKSPLEALFSEAVGRVVVETTDPESVRERFDGVAPVEKLGEATETGRLELTVGDFELDYAADAIADLRAVISRELA; this is encoded by the coding sequence ATGCCACTCGCGCCGTCGGACCGCGAACTCGTCGTCGAGGAACTGGGCCGAGACCCAACGCCCGCTGAGGAAACGCTGTTCGAGAACCTCTGGAGCGAACACTGTGCCTATCGCTCCTCGCGGCCGCTGTTGTCGGCCTTCGACAGCGAGGGCGACCAGGTCGTCGTGGGGCCGGGCGACGACGCCGCCGTTGTCGCGCTTCCAGACCCAGAAACCGGCGAGAACAGCGAGACGTACATCACGATGGGTATCGAGAGCCACAACCACCCCTCCTACGTCGACCCGTTCGACGGCGCGGCGACGGGCGTCGGCGGCATCGTCCGCGACACGCTGTCGATGGGCGCCTATCCCATCGCGCTCGCCGACAGCCTCTACTTCGGCGACTTCGACCGCGAACACTCCCGATATCTCTTCGAGGGCGTCGTCGAGGGAATCTCCCACTACGGCAACTGTATTGGCGTCCCGACGGTGACTGGGTCGGTCGCCTTTCACGACGACTACGAGGGCAATCCGCTCGTCAACGTCGCCTGCATCGGCCTGACCAACGAAGAGCGCCTCGTCACCGCCGAAGCCCAGACGCCGGGCAACAAACTCGTCTTGGTCGGCAACGCGACGGGCCGTGACGGCCTCGGCGGCGCCTCCTTCGCCAGCGAGGACCTCGCCGAGGACGCCGAAACCGAAGACCGCCCCGCAGTTCAGGTCGGCGACCCCTACGCCGAAAAGCGACTCATCGAGGCCAACGAGGAGTTGGTCGACGAGGGACTGTTGCGGGCTGCACGCGATTTGGGTGCGGCGGGGCTCGGCGGCGCTTCCTCCGAACTCGTCGCCAAGGGCGGTCTCGGCGCTCACATCGACCTCGAGGCGGTCCACCAGCGCGAGCCGAACATGAACGCGCTGGAAATCCTGCTCGCGGAATCCCAAGAGCGGATGTGCTACGAGGTCCGCCCGGAGGACGTCGACCGCGTCGCCGAAATCGCCGCAAAGTACGACCTCGGCTGTTCGGTCATCGGCGAGGTGACCGAGGGCAACTACGTCTGTGAGTTCGACGGCGAGGTCGTCGTCGATGTCGACGCCGACTACCTCGCGGAGGGTGCGCCGATGAACGACCTACCACACGTCGAACCGACCCAACCGGAACGGGACCTGCCCGACGTGGACCCCACCGAGGCCTTCGAGGCAATCGTCGCCTCGCCGAACACCGCCTCGAAGGAGTGGGTGTACCGCCAGTACGACCACGAGGTCGGCACGCGGACGGCGATGAAACCCGGCGACGACGCGGCGCTGATGGCCATTCGAGAGAACGGCACCGGCCTCGGGTTCACGTCGGGTGCCGACCCCAACTGGACCGACACCGCCCCTTACGAGGGCGCCCGTGCAATCGCCTTGGAGAACGCTACGAACCTCGCGGCGAAGGGGACGACACCGCTTGCGGCCGTCGACTGTCTCAACGGTGGCAACCCCGAAAAGCCGGACGTGTACGGCGGCTTTCAGGGTATCGTCGACGGCCTCGCCGACATGTGTTCGCACCTTGAGGTGCCCGTCGTCGGCGGCAACGTCTCGCTGTACAACGACTCCCCGTCCGGTCCGATTCCGCCGACGCCGACGCTCGCGATGGCGGGCACGAAGGCCGGCTACGACGCGCCGAGTTCCGCCCTCGACAGTGAGGGAACGCTCTTGGTCGTTGGTGGCTCCGACGACCGCTCGCTGGGCGGGTCGGAACTGCTGGCGCAGTTCGGCGGCACCGACCGGTTCCCGGCAGTGCCCGAGAACGCGGCCGATGCCGTCGCGGCCATCGCGGATGTGGCGGAACACGACGCCACGCACTCGACTCACGACGTGAGCCACGGCGGCCTCGCGGTCACGCTCGCCGAAATGGTCGGCGAGGCCGGTGCCGACGTGACTCTACCGGAGGAGAAGTCGCCGCTCGAAGCGCTGTTCTCGGAGGCCGTCGGCCGCGTCGTCGTCGAGACGACCGACCCCGAGTCGGTTCGGGAGCGCTTCGACGGCGTCGCACCGGTCGAGAAACTCGGTGAAGCGACGGAGACGGGCCGACTCGAACTCACCGTCGGCGATTTCGAACTCGACTACGCTGCCGACGCCATCGCGGACCTCCGAGCCGTCATTTCGCGCGAGTTGGCATGA
- a CDS encoding ABC transporter ATP-binding protein, with the protein MTNRDGTDGERHRTADRNGQPQQSVDAAVAETEEFPTATEPKHGTSERAASRETAITVEGLTKRFGTDADSVLAVDDVRFEVETGSVVGLLGPNGAGKTTLIKSVLGMVVPDEGSVRIAGIDVAERPKAAYANVDAMLEGARNDYWRLTVRENLRYFATVSGVDPDSVTDRHDRLLERLDLTEWADTPVRKLSRGMKQKVSLASVLAGGADVVFLDEPTLGLDVESSRTLQGELRRLAEEEGLTVLISSHDMGVIETVCDRVLVMSEGRIVADDAVDSLLRGAESGTVAIESSDIDGDAIAAIRERFDITDIEELERGARIEVVAAGDDLYALMDVLSATGVTPERIRTVEPDLEDIFVGLTREENR; encoded by the coding sequence ATGACGAACCGGGACGGAACCGACGGCGAGCGCCACCGAACGGCCGACCGGAACGGCCAGCCCCAGCAGTCGGTAGATGCTGCGGTTGCGGAGACCGAGGAGTTTCCGACGGCGACCGAACCCAAACACGGCACGTCGGAACGAGCGGCGTCACGGGAGACGGCAATCACGGTCGAGGGGTTGACGAAACGCTTCGGTACGGACGCCGACTCGGTGCTGGCGGTCGACGACGTGCGTTTCGAGGTCGAAACCGGGTCGGTCGTCGGTCTGCTCGGCCCCAACGGTGCCGGGAAGACGACGCTCATCAAATCGGTGCTCGGGATGGTCGTTCCCGACGAGGGGTCGGTTCGGATAGCCGGTATCGACGTTGCCGAGCGACCGAAAGCGGCGTACGCGAACGTCGACGCGATGCTGGAGGGGGCACGCAACGACTACTGGCGGCTGACCGTCCGCGAAAACCTTCGATACTTCGCGACGGTGAGCGGCGTCGACCCCGATTCGGTTACCGACCGCCACGACCGCCTGCTCGAACGGCTCGACCTGACCGAGTGGGCCGACACGCCCGTCCGGAAGCTCTCGCGGGGCATGAAACAGAAAGTCTCGCTGGCGAGCGTGCTGGCCGGCGGTGCCGACGTCGTCTTTCTCGACGAACCGACGCTGGGTCTCGATGTCGAGAGTTCCCGAACCCTTCAGGGTGAGCTTCGACGGCTCGCCGAGGAGGAAGGGCTGACCGTCCTCATCAGCAGCCACGACATGGGCGTCATCGAAACGGTCTGTGACCGGGTGCTCGTCATGTCCGAGGGTCGTATCGTCGCCGACGACGCCGTCGACTCGCTGCTCCGCGGTGCCGAAAGCGGGACAGTCGCCATCGAGAGTTCCGATATCGACGGTGACGCGATAGCGGCCATCCGAGAGCGGTTCGACATCACCGACATCGAGGAGTTAGAGCGGGGAGCGCGAATCGAAGTCGTGGCGGCCGGCGACGACCTCTACGCGCTGATGGATGTGCTATCGGCCACTGGCGTGACGCCGGAGCGAATCCGGACGGTCGAACCCGACCTCGAAGACATCTTCGTCGGCCTGACCCGGGAGGAGAACCGATGA
- a CDS encoding ABC transporter permease — MTADEASGPRKAGYYHLARAVLYREFLLFVRYPANAIGGIVISLFFFGVLFYGGRMLAGQALTDSIEGIIVGYFLWTLSVGAYSSISNDIGSEVQWGTLERHVMTPFGFAPVALLKGAAKVVRTFLISSIILAAMLLITGTRLELHVGTIVVVASLSILSVLGLGFAAGGITVLYKRVGNWLNLLQFGFVVLISAPALEVPWLKVLPLAHGSDLLQRAMVDGVRLWEFPPADVALLVAVAVGYLGLGYAVFQASTRRARRLGVLGDY; from the coding sequence ATGACCGCAGACGAAGCCTCCGGGCCGCGGAAGGCAGGCTACTACCACCTCGCACGCGCCGTCCTCTACCGGGAATTCCTGCTGTTCGTCCGGTATCCAGCCAACGCCATCGGAGGTATCGTCATCTCGCTTTTCTTCTTCGGCGTCCTGTTCTACGGCGGGCGGATGCTCGCGGGACAGGCGCTCACCGACTCCATCGAAGGTATCATCGTCGGCTACTTCCTGTGGACGCTTTCGGTCGGAGCCTACTCGTCCATATCGAACGACATCGGCAGCGAGGTCCAGTGGGGGACGCTCGAACGCCACGTGATGACTCCGTTCGGATTCGCGCCCGTCGCTTTGCTGAAGGGCGCCGCCAAGGTGGTTCGGACGTTCCTCATCTCGTCGATTATCCTCGCGGCGATGTTGCTGATTACCGGTACCAGACTGGAGTTACACGTCGGTACCATCGTCGTCGTCGCGTCGCTCAGCATCCTCTCGGTGCTGGGGTTGGGCTTTGCGGCCGGTGGCATCACCGTCCTGTACAAACGAGTCGGCAACTGGCTGAACCTGCTTCAGTTCGGCTTCGTCGTGCTGATTTCGGCACCCGCCTTGGAGGTGCCGTGGCTGAAGGTGCTGCCGCTTGCACACGGAAGCGACCTCCTCCAGCGGGCGATGGTCGACGGCGTCCGACTCTGGGAGTTCCCGCCAGCCGACGTGGCGCTGTTGGTGGCGGTCGCTGTCGGGTATCTCGGTCTCGGCTACGCAGTTTTTCAGGCGTCGACGCGACGGGCACGCCGGCTGGGCGTTCTCGGTGACTACTGA
- a CDS encoding Lrp/AsnC family transcriptional regulator, which produces MAEEDIDDVDRAILYALQEDARNMSSGDIAERTGTSDSTVRKRIQRLESDGVIKGYSASVDYQKSGYPLRMLLYCTASIPERGDLIPDILEIDGVISVQELVTGEQNLLVTAVGESDDDITPVAQELLDMGLTVADEVLVRTHQTTPFGKFDSNRTEDDT; this is translated from the coding sequence ATGGCCGAGGAGGACATCGACGACGTCGACAGAGCGATTCTGTACGCATTACAAGAAGACGCCCGAAATATGTCGTCCGGAGACATCGCAGAGCGGACCGGCACCTCGGACAGTACTGTCCGCAAGCGCATCCAGCGTCTGGAATCCGACGGCGTAATCAAAGGTTACAGCGCCAGCGTCGATTATCAGAAATCGGGCTACCCACTCAGAATGTTGCTCTACTGCACCGCTTCGATACCCGAACGCGGTGACCTCATCCCCGACATTCTGGAAATCGACGGCGTCATATCGGTCCAGGAGTTGGTCACCGGTGAACAGAACCTCCTCGTAACTGCTGTCGGCGAGTCGGACGATGACATCACGCCCGTGGCACAGGAACTCCTCGATATGGGGCTCACCGTTGCCGACGAGGTACTCGTGCGAACCCACCAGACGACGCCCTTCGGCAAGTTCGATTCCAATCGGACGGAAGACGACACCTAA
- a CDS encoding amidohydrolase family protein, whose translation MEELTGTVLVGESFEPIRGRVVVKDGRIANIEETETTSTDIICPAFVNAHTHLGDSVAKEAAVGLSLDEAVAPPNSLKHRRLKAADRSELVSAMRRTLRFMQRTGTVSCLDFREFGTDGARALREAAAPLDIDPFIFGSDDRSVLDVADGYGASGANDNDFTEQRAACEKRDRPFAIHAGEPDATDIHPALDLEPNLLVHMVHAEGEHLERVADQSVPIAVCPRANTVLDVGKPPIRQLLDHTTVALGTDNVMLNPPSMLREMAYTAKRFDVTAREVLRMATSAGAEIAGLDCGVIAPGRPGALVVFDGDSDNLAGSVDPVRAVARRATELDIKRALV comes from the coding sequence ATGGAAGAGCTCACTGGGACCGTCCTCGTCGGGGAGTCGTTCGAACCGATTCGTGGACGTGTCGTCGTCAAGGACGGTCGGATAGCGAACATCGAGGAGACAGAAACGACCTCGACCGACATCATCTGTCCGGCGTTCGTCAACGCCCACACGCATCTGGGGGATTCCGTTGCGAAAGAAGCGGCTGTCGGGCTCTCGCTCGACGAGGCCGTGGCACCGCCCAACAGCCTGAAACACCGACGCCTGAAGGCGGCCGACCGCTCCGAACTCGTGTCGGCGATGCGGCGTACGCTCCGATTCATGCAGCGAACCGGCACCGTCTCCTGTCTCGATTTCCGGGAGTTCGGAACCGACGGGGCACGCGCGCTTCGCGAGGCAGCAGCGCCCCTCGACATCGACCCGTTCATCTTCGGGAGTGACGACCGATCCGTCCTCGACGTTGCCGATGGCTACGGTGCCTCCGGTGCGAACGACAACGATTTCACCGAACAGCGTGCTGCGTGCGAGAAACGTGACCGCCCCTTCGCGATTCACGCCGGCGAACCGGACGCGACCGACATCCATCCGGCGCTCGATTTGGAGCCGAACTTGCTCGTCCACATGGTACACGCCGAAGGGGAGCATCTGGAACGCGTCGCAGACCAGTCGGTTCCGATTGCGGTCTGTCCGCGCGCGAACACCGTTCTCGACGTTGGGAAGCCGCCGATACGGCAACTACTCGACCACACGACCGTCGCACTCGGGACTGACAACGTGATGTTGAATCCCCCGTCGATGCTCCGAGAGATGGCATACACTGCGAAACGGTTCGACGTGACCGCCAGAGAGGTGTTACGGATGGCTACCTCGGCCGGTGCCGAGATTGCCGGTCTCGACTGCGGCGTCATCGCCCCCGGACGACCGGGAGCACTCGTCGTCTTCGACGGTGACTCGGACAATCTAGCTGGCTCGGTTGACCCGGTGCGTGCAGTCGCCCGGCGTGCGACCGAACTGGACATCAAACGCGCCCTCGTTTAG
- a CDS encoding proton-conducting transporter transmembrane domain-containing protein, producing MSGRTSKPTVGALPDTAVESPFVPVALTWLVWSLFAASIAVLIARIRLGGAWEIPGVVAIDGLTVLMWVVVTFFSGIVHSYSRRYMAGSAHETGFFLAVFGFTAAVMGLVAADHIALFWLLWLAMGLLMANLIGTVDGWTQARAAASVARKYFLASSALLGVALTALWWTTDATTASGIAAAADSLGGPVWLVAAAALVFAAMIQSALVPFHGWLLSSMTAPTPASALMHAGFVNAGGILLTRFAPVVTVDTTLMLGIVAVGAASALLGKLLKAVQPDVKSELGCSTVGQMGFMIMQAGLGFFGAAITHLILHGFYKAYHFLGSGGQVEHASPTESEPTGMNVAGTAAVLMTGLAGGALFALLTGKGTSVDSGLLLVLFVVLTTLHAARSAVQHTPLSAAARYVAVPLVFIPAITVYALVYLAISSVLSGLPLVSAPTELSALHALVAVVFLAVYVAIETGAHERSQRLYVALLNASQPASSTVLTATEDYNEY from the coding sequence ATGTCAGGACGCACCTCGAAACCGACGGTCGGAGCACTCCCGGACACGGCGGTGGAATCACCGTTCGTGCCCGTTGCACTAACGTGGCTCGTGTGGTCGCTGTTCGCTGCGAGTATCGCCGTCCTCATCGCCCGAATCCGGCTCGGCGGCGCCTGGGAGATTCCCGGCGTGGTCGCCATCGACGGTCTGACCGTTCTCATGTGGGTGGTGGTCACGTTCTTTAGCGGAATCGTTCACAGTTACTCGCGCCGCTACATGGCTGGTAGCGCCCACGAAACCGGCTTCTTCCTCGCCGTGTTCGGCTTCACGGCTGCCGTGATGGGCCTCGTCGCGGCCGACCACATCGCGCTGTTCTGGCTGCTCTGGCTGGCGATGGGCCTGCTGATGGCGAACCTCATCGGTACCGTCGACGGCTGGACGCAGGCACGGGCCGCCGCGAGCGTCGCCCGCAAGTACTTCCTCGCAAGCAGCGCGCTCCTCGGCGTCGCACTGACAGCGCTGTGGTGGACGACCGACGCGACGACGGCCTCCGGTATCGCCGCGGCCGCCGACAGCCTCGGCGGGCCGGTGTGGCTCGTCGCCGCGGCCGCACTCGTCTTCGCAGCGATGATTCAGTCCGCCCTCGTCCCGTTCCACGGCTGGCTGCTCTCCTCGATGACCGCCCCGACGCCCGCCTCGGCGCTGATGCACGCCGGGTTCGTCAACGCGGGCGGCATCCTGTTGACCCGTTTCGCACCGGTCGTCACCGTCGACACCACACTCATGCTCGGTATCGTGGCCGTCGGCGCGGCGAGTGCCCTGCTCGGAAAACTGCTCAAGGCCGTCCAGCCGGACGTCAAGAGCGAACTGGGCTGCTCGACGGTCGGACAGATGGGCTTTATGATTATGCAGGCTGGTCTCGGCTTCTTCGGCGCCGCCATCACCCACCTCATCCTGCACGGCTTCTACAAGGCGTATCACTTCCTCGGTTCGGGGGGGCAGGTCGAACACGCCAGCCCGACTGAGAGCGAACCCACCGGGATGAACGTCGCAGGCACAGCCGCCGTCCTGATGACCGGACTGGCAGGTGGTGCGTTGTTCGCTCTCCTCACGGGGAAGGGCACGAGCGTCGACAGCGGACTGCTGCTCGTGTTGTTCGTCGTGCTCACGACGCTGCATGCGGCCCGCAGCGCCGTCCAGCACACACCCCTGTCGGCGGCGGCTCGCTACGTCGCGGTCCCGCTGGTGTTCATTCCGGCCATCACCGTCTACGCACTCGTCTACCTGGCTATTTCGAGTGTCCTCTCCGGGCTTCCGCTCGTCTCGGCCCCGACCGAGCTGAGTGCGCTCCACGCGCTCGTCGCCGTCGTCTTCCTCGCGGTCTACGTCGCGATAGAGACCGGCGCCCACGAGCGAAGCCAGCGCCTCTACGTCGCGTTGTTGAACGCCAGCCAACCCGCTTCCAGTACCGTGCTAACCGCCACGGAGGACTACAATGAGTACTGA
- a CDS encoding DUF2309 domain-containing protein, whose amino-acid sequence MSTEHTTEDSIDKAATTVGSVWPIHSFVTANPLSGFEDMPFSEAVTQAGDLLGGRGYPSPETFQTALDNGQIDPELLDSELAERGYEQDPETLLERMETSVETERPNTDAEQVDHVLTKWLSAFLDEGQAQWSMPNREDGFYSAFRSVAAYDGQIPDEEVVADLPESPLEAIETVLEPYPESQWVPIFEEQFAALPGWSGFIKQRVADDGAWQSTYPITLEGYLAARLTLLEAFGAGVEPSTGPDSADDEAADELAEAFLNAWEASYRSEVVESVASESEALADSDPFGRPDAQLVFCIDTRSEIIRRHIEDAGDYETHGYAGFFGIPMEYQGYDSEVSVDACPPILDAQHRISEIPTDRDTQTSHDRWSRLREATGEVIETLKTNPATAFGFVESAGSGYGLALAARTLVPGRVYDLLETTDDAVADDHEFCEPIVHHQHTYAGDLPVGLTHEEKVEYAASAFELMGWEEFSRLVVFTGHASETANNPYDSSLDCGACAGNPGGPSARVLATICNDAEVKAALRERGFDIPDDTVFLAGEHNTTTDEVELFADGVPESHADDLEQLRADLETARENATAERAESMGGDDSKGVSETERRAADWAETRPEWGLAGNAGFVIGPRGLTNDLDLDGRAFLHSYDWSTDPDGDALEAILTGPMVVTQWINTQYYFSTVDNSAYGGGSKVTHNPVGNVGVYQGNGGDLMTGLPLQSVMAADDKPYHQPLRLSTVIHAPVERVTGVLAAHEELTELLDNDWLSLTVVDPTQNHRAFHYEEDLEWTPVSEQPEAHPEMPNAPAVADD is encoded by the coding sequence ATGAGTACTGAACACACTACCGAAGACAGCATCGACAAAGCAGCGACCACCGTCGGGTCGGTCTGGCCGATTCACTCCTTCGTGACGGCCAACCCACTCTCGGGCTTCGAGGACATGCCGTTCAGCGAGGCCGTCACCCAGGCTGGGGACCTCCTCGGCGGCCGCGGCTATCCAAGTCCGGAGACGTTCCAGACAGCCCTCGACAACGGGCAAATCGACCCCGAACTCCTCGATTCCGAACTGGCCGAACGCGGCTACGAGCAAGACCCCGAGACCCTACTGGAGCGCATGGAAACCAGCGTCGAGACGGAGCGTCCGAACACCGACGCCGAGCAGGTCGACCACGTGCTGACGAAGTGGCTGTCGGCGTTCCTCGATGAAGGGCAAGCGCAGTGGTCGATGCCGAACCGCGAGGACGGGTTCTACAGCGCCTTCCGGTCGGTGGCCGCATACGACGGCCAGATACCCGACGAGGAGGTCGTCGCCGACCTACCTGAGTCGCCACTCGAAGCCATCGAGACCGTGTTAGAACCGTACCCCGAGAGCCAATGGGTCCCCATCTTCGAGGAGCAGTTCGCCGCACTCCCTGGGTGGAGTGGCTTTATCAAACAACGCGTTGCCGACGACGGGGCGTGGCAGTCCACGTACCCCATCACGCTCGAGGGGTATCTCGCGGCCCGTCTCACGCTGCTGGAGGCCTTCGGCGCCGGTGTCGAGCCGTCGACCGGTCCCGACAGCGCCGACGATGAGGCGGCCGACGAACTCGCCGAAGCGTTCCTGAATGCGTGGGAGGCGAGTTACCGCAGCGAGGTCGTCGAGTCCGTCGCCTCCGAAAGCGAGGCCCTCGCCGACAGCGACCCCTTCGGCCGCCCGGACGCACAACTGGTGTTCTGTATCGATACGCGTTCGGAGATTATCCGCCGCCACATCGAAGACGCTGGCGACTACGAGACCCACGGCTACGCTGGCTTCTTCGGTATCCCGATGGAGTACCAGGGATACGATTCCGAAGTGTCGGTCGATGCCTGTCCCCCTATCCTCGATGCACAGCACCGCATCTCCGAGATTCCAACCGACAGGGACACACAGACGAGTCACGACCGCTGGTCGCGTCTCCGCGAGGCCACAGGCGAGGTAATCGAGACGCTGAAAACGAACCCCGCCACCGCCTTCGGCTTCGTCGAGAGCGCCGGCAGTGGGTACGGACTCGCGCTTGCGGCCCGGACGCTCGTTCCTGGCCGCGTCTACGACTTACTCGAAACCACCGACGATGCGGTGGCCGACGACCACGAGTTCTGTGAGCCAATCGTCCACCACCAGCACACCTACGCCGGTGACCTCCCAGTTGGACTGACTCACGAGGAGAAAGTCGAGTACGCCGCGTCCGCCTTCGAATTGATGGGTTGGGAGGAGTTCAGCCGCCTCGTCGTCTTCACCGGCCACGCCAGCGAGACGGCCAACAACCCCTATGACTCGAGTCTGGACTGTGGCGCCTGTGCCGGCAACCCCGGGGGCCCGAGTGCTCGCGTCCTCGCGACGATTTGTAACGACGCCGAAGTCAAGGCGGCGCTGCGCGAACGCGGCTTCGACATTCCCGACGACACCGTCTTCCTCGCCGGCGAACACAACACGACGACCGACGAAGTGGAACTGTTCGCCGACGGCGTGCCCGAAAGCCACGCGGACGACCTCGAGCAGTTGCGTGCAGACCTCGAAACTGCCCGCGAGAACGCGACCGCCGAGCGCGCCGAGTCGATGGGGGGCGACGACTCGAAGGGTGTCAGTGAGACGGAGCGCCGTGCCGCCGACTGGGCCGAAACGCGTCCCGAGTGGGGACTGGCCGGCAACGCCGGATTCGTCATCGGTCCCCGCGGTCTGACGAACGACCTTGACCTCGATGGCCGCGCCTTCCTCCACTCCTACGATTGGTCGACCGACCCCGACGGTGACGCACTCGAAGCGATTCTCACCGGCCCGATGGTCGTCACCCAGTGGATTAACACCCAGTACTACTTCTCGACGGTCGACAATTCGGCGTACGGCGGTGGGTCGAAGGTGACTCACAACCCAGTCGGAAACGTCGGCGTCTACCAGGGCAACGGCGGCGATTTGATGACCGGTCTTCCGCTCCAATCGGTGATGGCCGCCGACGACAAACCGTATCACCAGCCGCTTCGCCTCTCGACGGTCATCCACGCGCCGGTCGAGCGCGTCACCGGCGTCTTGGCCGCCCACGAGGAGTTGACCGAACTGCTTGACAACGACTGGCTCTCACTGACGGTCGTCGACCCGACGCAGAATCACCGCGCCTTCCACTACGAGGAGGATTTGGAGTGGACACCGGTGT